The proteins below are encoded in one region of Flavobacterium sp. IMCC34852:
- a CDS encoding 3-hydroxyanthranilate 3,4-dioxygenase gives MAVAKPFNLNQWINDNRHLLKPPVGNKNLYVDSGDYIVMIVAGPNARKDYHYNETEELFYQLEGEITVYIQEEGEKKAMKLSAGDMFLLPAKVPHSPSRTENSIGLVVERKRNGKDIPDGLLWFCDHCNHKLYEVYFELNDIEKDFLQHFNHFYNSEKLRTCDKCGTVMEADSRFSSK, from the coding sequence ATGGCTGTAGCAAAACCCTTCAACCTCAACCAATGGATAAATGACAACCGTCATTTGTTAAAACCGCCCGTTGGCAACAAAAATTTATACGTTGATTCAGGTGATTATATCGTAATGATTGTAGCCGGACCCAACGCCCGAAAAGATTACCACTACAACGAAACCGAAGAACTCTTCTACCAACTCGAAGGCGAAATTACCGTTTACATCCAAGAGGAAGGAGAAAAGAAAGCCATGAAACTCTCCGCCGGCGATATGTTTTTATTGCCCGCCAAAGTACCGCACTCACCATCGCGTACCGAAAACTCGATTGGATTGGTAGTAGAACGCAAACGAAACGGAAAAGACATACCCGACGGCTTACTATGGTTTTGCGACCATTGTAACCACAAACTTTACGAAGTTTATTTCGAGCTAAACGATATCGAAAAAGACTTTTTACAACATTTCAATCATTTTTACAATTCGGAAAAACTCAGAACCTGCGACAAATGTGGTACAGTAATGGAAGCCGATTCAAGATTTTCTTCAAAATAA